In a single window of the Portunus trituberculatus isolate SZX2019 chromosome 9, ASM1759143v1, whole genome shotgun sequence genome:
- the LOC123501480 gene encoding uncharacterized protein LOC123501480, producing MKLKPQTKVERNQVPKCLLRDVTWRKNFEEVVARQYVSPNFRLKHRNAGTLYSSAGTGVARGAMERGVSQAPQQEGEGAIKPQSLSSDNDSGYGSVLTSPESVREGSSQQVVVSEGLPSLTPEVTRRSTRLTSTPHTNGCQGVFRLPLPKIEGNTRRNRYNSTSDSPIAVTTTTTLEIDELEMTCKAPVNLKPLRVKARSLETLHKPGKTKTTVGLRLPPSRTITRLRKSPAVFVRLLKEADYLARRVLRYLNGEDLLRMSHVNRQLRELILQDKVLNGRRMNHINAKRSDRDRVGQENLKLKRLNEGSSSTYRTLSPRKQLSAIQNLPTTSTPRSPEKVIPLSECFIQEGRNLPKGEELQKCVKCKSPAVVHKSQHRATCSRKVCSYDYCTNCHLTFHRRPQECPVLRPRTRQASGIFSAKCKRNLRRL from the exons atgaaGCTTAAGCCACAAACGAAAGTGGAACGCAACCAGGTTCCCAAATGTTTACTTCGTGACGTCACTTGGCGGAAAAATTTCGAGGAAGTAGTTGCTCGGCAGTACGTTTCACCGAATTTCAGGcttaaacacagaaatgctggtACACTTTACTCCTCTGCAGGGACG GGTGTAGCAAGGGGCGCCATGGAGAGAGGGGTGAGCCAAGCACCCCAGCAGGAGGGTGAGGGGGCCATCAAGCCACAGTCCCTTTCTTCTGACAATGACTCTGGCTATGGCTCTGTGCTCACCTCCCCAGAGTCAGTTCGTGAGGGCAGCAgccagcaggtggtggtgtctgAGGGGCTGCCCAGCCTCACACCAGAGGTCACACGCAGATCCACCAG ACTCaccagcacaccacacaccaatggCTGCCAGGGTGTGTTCCGCCTGCCACTACCCAAGATTGAGGGCAACACCAGGCGGAACAGGTACAACTCCACATCAGACTCCCCCatcgccgtcaccaccaccacgaccttggAGATAGACGAGCTGGAGATGACCTGTAAGGCGCCTGTCAACCTGAAACCACTGAGGGTCAAGGCGAGGTCGCTGGAGACACTACATAAACCCGGCAAGACGAAAACAACAGTGGGTCTCAGGCTGCCACCTTCAAGAACTATCACAAGACTTAGGAAGTCACCAGCAGTCTTTGTTCGGTTGCTGAAGGAGGCAGACTATCTTGCCCGCCGCGTCCTGAGGTACCTGAATGGGGAAGACCTGCTGCGGATGAGCCATGTCAACAGACAACTGCGGGAGTTGATACTGCAGGACAAGGTGTTGAACGGCAGGCGCATGAACCACATCAACGCCAAGAGGAGTGACCGGGACCGTGTGGGGCAG GAAAACCTCAAGCTGAAGAGACTGAATGAGGGCAGCAGCTCAACATACCGCACACTGTCCCCTCGCAAGCAGCTGTCGGCCATACAGAACCtccccaccaccagcacaccccGGAGCCCCGAGAAGGTGATCCCCCTGTCGGAGTGTTTCATACAG GAGGGGAGGAACCTACCGAAGGGGGAGGAGCTACAGAAGTGTGTCAAATGCAAGTCTCCGGCAGTAGTTCACAAGTCCCAACACCGAGCCACATGCAGCAGGAAGGTCTGCAGCTACGACTACTGCACCAACTGTCACCTCACCTTTCACCGCCGCCCCCAGGAGTGTCCTGTGCTGAGGCCGCGCACTCGCCAAGCCTCAGGGATCTTTTCTGCCAAGTGCAAGAGGAACCTGAGGCGACTGTGA